From Montipora foliosa isolate CH-2021 chromosome 6, ASM3666993v2, whole genome shotgun sequence, a single genomic window includes:
- the LOC138005165 gene encoding uncharacterized protein — MGFHFYADDTQLYLSFDSKSGAAEASAVAQIEACAGEIDNWMSANRLKLNSDKSELLIINSKYRPRPLVNSISFGGSVVQASPSARNLGVVFDNESSLDKHISAICKSAFFHLRRIAKIRSYLTEEATIALVHAFITCRLDNGNALLFGLPKYQIQRLQSILNCAARLVKRHSKFDRASPLLFELHWLPVEQRITFKILLFVFKSLNGLAPFYLSDLIPTYVPSRSLRSASLSLLHVPRSNQKTYGDRAFAVAAPRLWNALPIQMRQPGTTLDTFKRSLKTLLFRQAFYRFL, encoded by the coding sequence ATGGGTTTCCatttctatgctgatgatacccaGTTGTACTTGTCTTTCGATTCCAAGAGTGGTGCAGCTGAGGCATCAGCAGTTGCTCAGATTGAAGCTTGCGCTGGCGAAATTGACAACTGGATGTCAGCAAACAGGCTCAAGTTGAATAGCGACAAATCTGAGCTTCTGATTATTAATTCTAAATATAGACCTAGACCTCTTGTCAATTCTATTTCATTCGGTGGATCCGTAGTACAGGCATCCCCATCTGCTCGTAATTTGGGTGTGGTTTTCGATAATGAGTCATCTCTTGATAAACACATAAGTGCAATTTGCAAATCAGCGTTTTTTCACCTCAGGAGGATCGCTAAAATAAGAAGCTATCTCACTGAAGAAGCTACAATTGCACTTGTCCACGCCTTTATTACCTGCAGGCTTGATAATGGGAATGCTCTTTTGTTCGGTTTACCGAAATATCAAATCCAGCGGCTACAGTCCATTCTAAACTGTGCTGCTCGTCTTGTTAAGCGCCACTCTAAATTCGATCGTGCCTCGCCGTTACTTTTTGAGCTTCACTGGCTTCCGGTCGAGCAGCGCAttactttcaaaattttgttatttgtttttaagtctCTTAATGGCTTGGCTCCTTTTTATTTAAGTGATTTGATTCCCACCTACGTTCCTAGTCGTAGTCTCAGGTCTGCCTCTCTGTCTCTTCTTCATGTACCTAGGTCTAATCAGAAGACCTATGGCGACAGAGCTTTCGCAGTCGCTGCCCCGCGACTGTGGAATGCTCTGCCCATTCAGATGAGGCAGCCTGGGACTACACTAGACACATTTAAAAGGAGCCTCAAGACCCttctttttagacaagctttttatcgttttttgtaa
- the LOC138005166 gene encoding uncharacterized protein: MSNYFVSATVNREASERYERRHVPRSSSGGGGVGLLVRRQFKVTKIPFADFRSFEAIQVLLKSTGNLNLRLVNIYRPPPSPANGLSIPLFLEEFRTFLEQCILTPEPLMLVGDFNFHIDRQTDCDAKRFVSILDSFDLVQHVAGPTHRDGHTLDLVITRASEKELVSNCCVGQRISDHFAVHCNLALVKPSLERKVISYRKTRSIDFDKFRQDLANSSLLSDSSDHADLDALVGAFNDTLSHLVDSHSPLKTRTITIRSHSPWYTDEIATEKRKRRSLERRWRSSRLSSDYENYVTQCNVVNNMLRAAKVFYYGSIIEDADLANKFADFFTEKIVRIQNSLYSPTSTPRQLLDVSPPPDCVLSCFETVTEDHVASLSTCSAIKCCPLDPAPAVIFKECVSVILPVITKIVNLSITSCVVPDCFKVAMLNPLLKKLGLDFQIFANFRPISNLMFLSKLSERVVAVQLINYVMTNDLGELFQSAYKQLHSTETALLRVHNDILLALDNHQSVILLL, from the exons ATGTCGAACTATTTCGTGTCTGCCACTGTAAATCGCGAAGCCTCCGAAC GCTACGAACGCAGACATGTCCCCAGGTCATCCTCTGGAGGTGGCGGAGTTGGTTTGCTGGTCAGGAGACAATTCAAAGTTACGAAAATACCGTTTGCTGATTTCAGGAGCTTTGAGGCTATTCAAGTTCTTTTGAAGTCCACTGGCAATCTTAACTTGAGGCTCGTCAACATCTATCGCCCTCCTCCGTCTCCAGCAAACGGCCTCAGCATTCCTTTGTTCCTTGAGGAATTTAGAACTTTCTTGGAACAGTGTATTTTGACTCCCGAGCCTCTTATGCTTGTTGgagattttaattttcatattGACAGACAAACTGATTGTGATGCCAAGCGTTTCGTTTCTATCCTGGATTCTTTCGACCTTGTACAACACGTGGCTGGTCCCACACATCGTGACGGACACACCCTTGACTTGGTTATCACCAGGGCGAGTGAGAAAGAGCTAGTCTCTAACTGTTGTGTTGGACAGAGAATTTCAGACCATTTTGCTGTTCACTGCAACCTCGCTCTTGTGAAGCCTTCTCTGGAAAGGAAAGTCATCTCCTATCGAAAGACTCGGTCGATTGATTTTGATAAGTTCCGCCAGGATCTAGCTAACTCCAGTCTTCTATCTGACTCGTCTGATCATGCTGACTTGGATGCACTGGTTGGTGCTTTTAATGACACTCTGTCACATCTTGTTGATTCTCATTCTCCACTGAAGACCAGGACCATCACCATTCGTTCTCACTCCCCATGGTACACGGATGAGATTGCCACAGAAAAGCGCAAAAGAAGATCTTTAGAGCGTCGCTGGCGATCATCACGCCTTTCTAGTGACTATGAGAATTATGTGACTCAGTGTAATGTAGTAAATAACATGCTTAGGGCTGCTAAAGTCTTTTACTATGGCAGCATTATTGAGG ACGCTGACTTGGCTAATAAGTTTGCTGATTTCTTTACTGAGAAGATTGTGCGCATACAGAATTCATTGTACAGTCCTACAAGCACACCTCGACAGCTTCTTGACGTCTCGCCTCCACCTGACTGTGTTCTGTCGTGCTTTGAGACTGTCACCGAAGATCATGTTGCTAGTCTGAGTACGTGCTCTGCTATTAAGTGCTGTCCACTGGACCCTGCTCCTGCCGTCATCTTTAAGGAGTGCGTCTCTGTAATTCTACCCGTGATCACCAAGATAGTTAACCTTTCTATCACCTCTTGTGTAGTACCTGACTGTTTTAAGGTAGCTATGTTGAACCCATTGCTTAAGAAATTGGGATTGgatttccagatttttgcgaATTTTAGACCAATCTCAAATCTGATGTTTTTGTCAAAGCTCTCTGAGAGAGTTGTTGCTGTGcagctgattaattatgtcaTGACAAACGATCTCGGTGAATTGTTTCAGTCGGCCTATAAGCAGCTGCACAGTACTGAGACGGCTCTACTCAGGGTGCATAATGACATTTTGTTAGCACTGGACAATCACCAGTCAGTCATTTTGCTACTTTAA
- the LOC138005167 gene encoding uncharacterized protein: protein MEMDVETTQIAAACLGIGTVIRCRCQKKRRERKIWVKPWISARESDGAFHRLLKDLEGDPEHYCNYLRLDLATFEELVQSVYPFLKKRDTRMRNAISPAEQLAVTLRFLATGETYTSLQYQFRINKGTLSLIIPRVCEAISTVLASYITCPSSEEEWLEIAKRFHSRWQLPNCIGAIDGKHVRILHPPGTGSDYFNYKGFFSIVLMAVVGPNAEFVFADVGCQGRISDGGVLRNTVFYHALEAKQLNIPEPKPLPVNDAIVEEWDTLVPHYFVGDDAFSLTENVMKPYAKRGISEEQRVFNYRLSRARRVSENAFGILSAKFRMFHSTLCVKPKNAISIVHSCLALHNFLIKKCPTVYTPPGSLDYENENGEVIAGEWRQTGDNKFENLALPGMNHTRSASQMRDYLSEYVNGPGQVPWQWKVLLP, encoded by the coding sequence ATGGAAATGGACGTAGAGACGACTCAAATAGCTGCGGCGTGCTTAGGAATTGGCACAGTTATTCGTTGTCGCTGCCAAAAAAAACGTCGAGAGCGAAAAATCTGGGTTAAGCCGTGGATTTCGGCGAGGGAATCAGACGGTGCATTTCATCGTTTACTTAAAGATCTCGAGGGAGACCCAGAACACTACTGCAATTATCTGCGTTTAGACCTTGCAACATTTGAAGAGCTCGTGCAAAGTGTgtacccctttttgaaaaagagaGACACGAGAATGAGAAATGCCATCTCACCAGCTGAGCAGCTTGCTGTGACGCTTCGTTTTCTGGCTACCGGTGAGACGTACACAAGTCTCCAATATCAGTTCCGGATTAACAAAGGAACACTTTCTCTCATAATCCCCAGAGTATGTGAGGCGATTTCTACCGTCCTTGCGTCATATATCACATGCCCAAGTTCCGAGGAAGAATGGTTAGAGATCGCCAAGCGTTTTCATAGTAGATGGCAACTGCCGAATTGTATCGGAGCTATCGACGGGAAACACGTCCGGATCCTACACCCCCCAGGAACTGGTTCCGATTACTTTAATTACAAAGGGTTCTTCAGCATTGTGCTTATGGCAGTCGTGGGCCCTAATGCAGAATTCGTGTTTGCTGATGTTGGCTGCCAAGGTCGCATTAGTGATGGTGGGGTTCTGAGGAACACCGTCTTCTACCACGCACTTGAGGCCAAACAGCTAAACATCCCTGAGCCAAAACCTCTCCCAGTGAATGATGCCATTGTAGAAGAATGGGATACTCTGGTGCCACATTATTTCGTGGGAGACGATGCGTTTAGCCTGACAGAAAATGTCATGAAGCCTTACGCAAAGAGGGGGATATCAGAAGAGCAAAGGGTTTTTAACTATCGGTTATCTAGAGCTCGTAGAGTGAGCGAGAATGCGTTTGGTATTCTTAGTGCTAAATTTAGAATGTTCCACTCCACACTGTGTGTTAAGCCAAAAAACGCAATAAGCATAGTTCATTCTTGTCTGGCATTGCATAACTTCCTTATTAAGAAATGTCCAACAGTCTACACACCCCCAGGGTCCCTggattatgaaaatgaaaacggTGAAGTTATTGCTGGTGAATGGAGGCAAACTGGAGACAACAAATTTGAGAATCTGGCTCTTCCTGGAATGAATCACACAAGAAGTGCCAGTCAGATGAGAGATTACCTCTCAGAGTATGTTAATGGTCCTGGGCAGGTTCCCTGGCAATGGAAAGTTCTTTTACCTTAG
- the LOC138008820 gene encoding uncharacterized protein, whose protein sequence is MAISWQFVATKSQRFRTCSNFEAIYWRFFHFESNKDLLWCTPEGSLSQNMADVVCNTSAKKSPKKGESSKGSKKTWSPSEEEYLISRWAQADCLFNTCSADYKRQEKKIAARVDIQRALNDQFGSTFTEEDIKGKMKNLRTQYGKELGKVKASTSSGSGTIEVYIPTWKYYDQLHFLRDSITPVKTRPTPGISGSLADPRLVQVDVEEDEESLVSQTTFETPKSAKSVAKIHKKMEDKVLEKSLSVLEDVTNKRKIPMEEDGDIIFGKHVCQSLKDIKDKRSKELVKLKIQQLLFEAQFGNNLQDTACNISCSWDSPYQQRLY, encoded by the exons ATGGCGATTTCGTGGCAATTTGTCGCCACAAAATCGCAGCGATTTCGAACATGCTCGAATTTTGAGGCGATTTACTGGCGATTTTTTCACTTTGAGAGTAACAAAGACCTACTTTGGTGTACCCCCGAGGGCAGTTTGTCACAAAACATGGCGGACGTTGTTTGCAACACGTCCGCAAAAAAGTCGCCGAAAAAAGGAGAAAGCTCCAAAGGAAGCAAGAAAACTTGGTCGCCTTCAGAAGAAGAATATTTAATAAGCCGTTGGGCACAGGCAGACTGCCTCTTTAATACATGTTCGGCAGACTACAAGCGGCAGGAGAAGAAAATCGCTGCAAGAGTAGACATTCAGCGAGCACTTAACGATCAGTTTGGTAGCACGTTTACCG agGAAGACATCAAAGGCAAGATGAAGAATTTAAGAACACAGTATGGCAAGGAGCTGGGAAAGGTTAAGGCCTCAACTTCTAGTGGTTCAGGAACAATTGAGGTGTACATACCAACTTGGAAGTACTATGATCAACTGCACTTTTTAAGAGATAGTATTACACCAGTCAAGACCAGACCAACCCCTGGAATTTCTGGCAGTTTAGCTGACCCTAGACTAGTTCAGGTTGATGTAGAGGAGGATGAGGAGAGTCTGGTCTCTCAAACCACATTTGAGAcaccaaaatcagcaaaatcagtGGCCAAAATCCACAAAAAGATGGAAGACAAGGTGTTAGAAAAATCTCTTTCTGTGTTGGAAGATGTtactaataaaagaaaaatacccaTGGAAGAGGATGGAGACATAATTTTTGGAAAGCATGTATGCCAGTCTTTAAAAGACATCAAGGACAAACGAAGCAAAGAGCTAGTGAAATTGAAGATCCAGCAGCTACTTTTTGAAGCTCAGTTTGGTAACAATTTACAAGACACTGCTTGTAACATCAGTTGTTCTTGGGACAGCCCATATCAGCAGAGGCTTTACTGA
- the LOC138005168 gene encoding uncharacterized protein, producing MEKCVAVQLNQYLNDNCLFRRIPICLQRLSHSTENGSIENSKVDDSYVPLDNGVQSVWREICVEQEIELTCPPLELATRNKDYREQFWIVTDPKDSEVKEFIAYCGLNPNNCSTYSLKENIDKRIEVRTSLRGKIFVKQLRKNDALSLNVFLFVLQFSSGLSLFAGQDINLSEASGENEISPKAVRDKWWSIIRADGEETSIVYCNATVCSDISCPAYVLRMEMKKMSLILKDVRMADKGLRMQCRIYQNDKIAPLLYNVVITNVSAIPTTDSNDTRQDAPTTEKPTRVHNTNRNSDSVASAASRSYDVTVFIFLIMLTSRSVF from the exons ATGGAAAAGTGTGTCGCTGTTCAACTTAATCAATATCTGAATGACAATTGTCTATTTAGAAGAATTCCAATCTGCCTACAAAGATTGTCTCACAGCACAGAAAACGGCTCTATTGAAAATTCCAAAGTGGACGATTCTTATGTCCCGCTTGATAATG GTGTCCAAAGTGTCTGGAGAGAAATATGCGTGGAGCAAGAGATAGAATTAACATGTCCTCCACTGGAATTagcgacaagaaataaagactATCGGGAGCAGTTTTGGATCGTGACCGACCCAAAAGATAGCGAAGTTAAGGAATTCATTGCCTATTGTGGGCTAAATCCAAACAACTGCTCTACGTATTCCTTGAAGGAAAATATTGATAAAAGGATCGAAGTCAGAACTTCCTTGCGTGGCAAAATATTCGTAAAGCAGTTAAGAAAGAACGATGCCTTAAG CCTTAATGTTTTTCTT ttcgttttacaattttcttcaggtttatCCTTGTTCGCTGGCCAAGACATCAACCTAAGCGAAGCATCAGGAGAGAATGAGATTTCTCCAAAAGCAGTGCGAGACAAATGGTGGTCCATAATCCGAGCCGACGGCGAAGAAACGTCGATCGTGTACTGCAACGCCACGGTATGCTCTGACATTTCCTGCCCTGCATACGTTTTAAGAATGGAAATGAAGAAAATGTCTTTAATTCTAAAGGACGTACGAATGGCTGACAAAGGATTGAGAATGCAATGCAGGATTTACCAAAACGACAAGATTGCTCCACTACTCTACAACGTCGTTATTACAAATGTCTCGGCCATTCCGACGACAG ATTCTAATGACACAAGGCAAGATGCCCCAACAACTGAGAAGCCCACAAGAGTCCACAACACAAACAGAAACTCGGACTCGGTAGCCTCTGCCGCAAGTCGCTCATATGATGTGACCGTTTTCATCTTCTTAATCATGTTAACATCTAGATCAGTTTTCTGA